In one window of Paracoccus liaowanqingii DNA:
- a CDS encoding sensor domain-containing diguanylate cyclase, with translation MTDTFRFKADDEPGRLAALHRYGILDSAPEKEFNDIVALVKSIFSIQYAAVSLIDVDRQWIKAAAGIEPQQCAREDSFCTYTIRSSRPLSVESTSTDPRFMHNPFVTGEAHIRSYLGAPLMTPDGYNIGALCVFGTEPRLFTDGDKEILMNFAKVVVSQIELRLAANRDSLTGAMTRRNFENQMDDIFSANLPASLILLDIDHFKSINDTFGHPAGDLALKEVVACLTKCIRRGDCIGRLGGEEFGILLPQATGDTAMIMADRLRTTVMEEPLAALDHRPITISLGVAERESGEVAEDWIKRADLALYQAKQTGRNKAVQMLGLVAAM, from the coding sequence GTGACGGATACCTTTCGCTTCAAAGCCGATGATGAGCCGGGGCGCTTGGCCGCTTTGCACCGGTATGGCATCCTCGACTCGGCGCCAGAAAAAGAGTTCAATGATATCGTAGCTTTGGTCAAATCTATCTTTTCTATTCAGTATGCGGCGGTTTCGCTGATTGACGTTGACCGTCAATGGATCAAGGCGGCAGCTGGCATAGAGCCTCAACAATGCGCGCGAGAAGACTCCTTTTGTACATATACGATACGGAGTTCACGACCGCTCTCGGTCGAGTCGACCAGCACTGATCCTCGCTTCATGCACAACCCGTTTGTAACCGGGGAGGCCCATATCCGCAGTTACCTTGGTGCTCCCCTCATGACACCGGACGGCTACAATATTGGCGCACTCTGCGTTTTTGGAACTGAGCCTCGGCTATTCACCGACGGCGACAAAGAAATCCTGATGAATTTTGCGAAGGTGGTGGTTTCTCAGATTGAGTTGCGGCTGGCAGCCAATCGAGACAGCTTGACAGGAGCAATGACCCGGCGGAATTTTGAGAACCAAATGGACGACATCTTCTCCGCCAATCTTCCGGCGAGCTTGATCCTTCTTGATATCGATCACTTCAAGTCAATCAACGACACATTTGGGCACCCCGCAGGGGATCTGGCGCTCAAGGAGGTCGTTGCTTGCCTGACGAAGTGCATCCGCCGCGGTGATTGCATTGGCCGATTGGGAGGCGAAGAGTTCGGCATTCTGCTGCCGCAAGCAACTGGAGATACGGCGATGATCATGGCCGATCGCTTGCGCACAACTGTCATGGAGGAGCCTCTTGCTGCCCTTGACCACCGCCCGATTACCATCAGCCTGGGTGTGGCAGAACGAGAGAGTGGTGAAGTCGCTGAGGATTGGATAAAAAGGGCAGATCTCGCGCTTTATCAGGCTAAACAGACCGGTCGGAACAAGGCTGTGCAAATGCTGGGCTTGGTCGCTGCTATGTGA